A single window of Buteo buteo chromosome 15, bButBut1.hap1.1, whole genome shotgun sequence DNA harbors:
- the GALM gene encoding galactose mutarotase gives MTEVKREVFGQMPQEEGGGVVEKFILKSDSVKVEILSLGCIISALEMKGRDGECSDVVLGFDTLEGYTRKHPFFGAVVGRVANRIAKGRFAVDGKEYQLFLNNGPNSLHGGARGFDKVLWSPQVLPNGICFFRLSPDGEEGYPGDLKVWVTYTLSGRELAINYRAQTSKTTPINLTNHAYFNLAGQGSRDIYDHEISIEADSYLPVDNTKIPTGEVAAVQGTGFDLRQPVKLGKHLQKFQLDGFDHNFCLPQVQARRLAARARHPPTGRAMEVHTTQPGIQFYTGNNLDGSLKGKGAIAYPKHSAFCLETQNWPDAINKPHFPNALLRPGEEYNHTTWLVFNTA, from the exons ATGACAGAAGTGAAGAGAGAGGTGTTCGGGCAGATGCcccaggaggaaggaggaggagtggTGGAAAAGTTCATCTTAAAGTCGGACAGTGTGAAAGTGGAAATCCTGTCCTTAGGGTGCATAATTTCTGCTCTGGAGATGAAAGGAAGGGATGGGGAGTGTTCGGATGTTGTCCTAGGCTTTGACACTTTGGAAG GTTACACAAGGAAGCACCCCTTCTTCGGCGCCGTCGTGGGGCGTGTTGCCAACAGGATTGCAAAGGGGAGGTTCGCCGTGGACGGGAAGGAGTATCAGCTGTTCCTCAACAATGGGCCCAACAGCCTGCACGGAGGAGCCAGGGGATTTGACAAG GTTCTCTGGAGCCCCCAGGTCCTCCCAAACGGCATCTGCTTCTTCCGGCTTAGCCCTGATGGTGAGGAAGGCTACCCTGGTGACCTGAAAGTCTGGGTGACCTACACACTCAGCGGCAGGGAGCTGGCCATCAACTATCGAGCCCAGACCAGCAAGACGACACCCATCAACCTGACAAACCATGCATACTTCAACCTCGCAGGGCAG GGCTCACGGGATATCTACGACCATGAGATTTCTATTGAAGCGGATTCCTACCTGCCTGTGGACAACACCAAGATCCCTACTG GGGAGGTGGCCGCCGTGCAGGGCACCGGTTTTGATCTCCGGCAGCCTGTGAAGCTGGGGAAGCACTTGCAGAAGTTTCAGCTGGATGGCTTTGACCACAACTTCTGCCTGCCGCAGGTGCAAGCTCGACGCCTTGCGGCCAG GGCTCGCCACCCGCCCACCGGCAGGGCCATGGAGGTTCACACCACCCAGCCTGGCATCCAGTTTTACACCGGGAACAACCTGGACGGCTCCCTGAAGGGCAAAGGCGCCATCGCATACCCCAAGCACTCAGCTTTCTGCCTGGAAACCCAGAACTGGCCCGACGCCATCAACAAG ccccacttcCCCAACGCCCTACTCCGGCCAGGCGAGGAGTACAACCACACCACGTGGCTCGTGTTCAACACTGCTTAA